Proteins from a genomic interval of Danio rerio strain Tuebingen ecotype United States chromosome 4, GRCz12tu, whole genome shotgun sequence:
- the ms4a17a.2 gene encoding membrane-spanning 4-domains, subfamily A, member 17a.2 isoform X1, with translation MATVRAMNPSTIVIQLQPLTQTATGTSSSVPVRIQHVAGVSPRQGIQAFLKGQPKALGTVQIMIGVLTFLLGILCTIYGNYIFFFTGVSYVASLIYITTGLLSIAAENKINSPSALCLVRASLGMNIFSAIAAVFSIIMLSLGLAVGPTNRYCRDFYCYNYTTLLSGINGVLLAFAILEFFISICLSVFACKVTCCCKPKIHVSSNPLIQRPPAETPQQYSQCPQEVPEPCFQHPPAETPPAYTEGK, from the exons ATGGCGACTGTCAGAGCCATGAATCCTTCAACGATTGTCATCCAGCTTCAGCCACTGACACAAACAGCAACTGGGACCAGTTCTTCTGTGCCTGTGCGCATACAGCATGTAGCAGGAGTTTCACCTCGTCAAGGAATTCAGGCCTTTCTTAAAGGCCAACCGAAAGCCCTCGGG ACTGTCCAGATAATGATCGGTGTGTTGACCTTCCTGTTGGGAATCTTGTGTACAATTTATGGAAATTATATCTTCTTCTTCACTGGTGTTTCTTACGTGGCATCTCTGATA TACATTACTACAGGCTTGCTCTCCATTGCTGCTGAAAACAAAATCAATTCACCATCTGCTTTATGTCTG GTGAGAGCTTCCCTCGGGATGAACATTTTCAGTGCTATAGCTGCGGTCTTTTCCATTATTATGCTTTCACTGGGTTTGGCTGTTGGACCCACCAACCGTTACTGCAGagacttttattgttataattatacg ACTCTCCTCTCAGGAATCAATGGTGTGTTGCTGGCGTTCGCCATCCTTGAGTTCTTCATCTCCATCTGCCTATCTGTGTTTGCCTGTAAAGTCACCTGCTGCTGTAAGCCTAAG ATTCATGTGAGCAGCAACCCTTTAATTCAACGCCCTCCTGCAGAAACGCCCCAACAGTACAGTCAATGTCCTCAAGAAGTCCCTGAACCATGCTTTCAACATCCTCCTGCAGAAACTCCCCCAGCGTACACTGAAGGCAAATAA